The Montipora foliosa isolate CH-2021 chromosome 1, ASM3666993v2, whole genome shotgun sequence DNA segment TGTCAGCCGGCTGGCTTTCAACTTCCAattgtaacattttttttcgaTCTTAAGCCGATGACACACGGTTCAAGatcctgcaacatttgttgctcaacaacTGTTGAACCTTGTTGCACAGACGTGTTGAACAGAATAGAGCTgatctctattttcgttcaatatcgttcaacaacgttcaacgtgttgaatggcatGATATTACAACATTCAACATggcatgacacactgttcaGCAGttgttctcaaactcattaGTTATTCATGCAGTCAAAAGCCAATAAATGACCTCCATTTGAGCAGGTGGATGAATCTTGATACCCAATAAAACACCAGATGAAACATCACCAGGTTTTCATCTGAGATGAAACATGTTTTTCATCTGAGATCAAACATTTGCATTTTAATGAGATTTTTATTGATTACATAACTCCTCTTTCTTATTCTTCACATGTAAGCCTTCTCTTGTGGCATCTTTCATTTCTGCGTCTAATGCTCGACGAAATAGAACCTGTAAACAACATAATAAACATTATTATAAGATGGATGACTCTACATGTTAACCacacaaataatattttttttatttaatttattaatttttattgatttgAAGTTACATACATTTTTCCACAAACAATCATAATTCACATTAACAGACAGACACGATACATCATATATTTACAAACGCACCCCACAATTCCTCTTAACTCCCTTCTGCTTCTAAATATAATGACTAGTACAGCGCAGCAACAACACGAGATTCTATATACATCTAGTTGTTTTTGTACTTGGCCCATTTCATATTGTGAGCTTTTAGTTTATTAATTGATTTTGCGATCATTGTCTCAAGCTGGTGAATCATTTTAATTTTCGAGTTAAACAGTTTAATTGAAGGAAGAGACTTGTTCTGTCGACAAGAATATAAATACTGTTTAGCAATTATTAAAGTATGATTAATAAGTAATTCGTCTTCGCATCTTAAAATACCAAACATTATATCTTTGTCAGAAAGGTGTTCTATCTTTACCCCTTGATTATCAAACCATTTTATAACCTCAGCCCAGAAATCCTTAGTATAAcgacaacaaatgaaaaaatgcTCCAGGGATTCCTTCATTTCACCACAAAGGGAACACGCCGGAGATGGAATAATaccaattttgtttaaaaatgaaTTTGTGACAAGACACCTGTTAAGTAATTTGTATTGGAATTCACGCGATTTTGTGTCCAAGGAAGTACGAAATGGCAAGCTGTAAATCTCTTTCCATTCTAAAACATCATTAACAAAATgggtattaaaattcagttggGCAGTCGGTGGGATGATGAATGGCATTCATGTTGAATGGCATGATATTACAACATTCAACATggcatgacacactgttcaacatttgttctcAAACTTATTCATGCAGTCAAAAGCCAATAAATGACCTCCATTTGAGTCAGGTGGATGaatcttgatacccaatgaaacaccAGATGGAACACCACCAGGTTTTCATCTGAGATGAAACATGTTTTTCATCTGAGATCAAACATTTGCATTTTAATGAGATTTTTATTGATTACATAACTCCTCTTTCTTATTCTTCACATGTAAGCCTTCTCTTGTGGCATCTTTTATTTCTGCGTCTAATGCTCGACGAAATAGAGTGAACCTGTAAACAACACAATAAACATTATTATAAGATGGATGACTCTACATGTTAACCACACAAATAATAGCTATTCAGCTCACCTTCGATCGCTGTAATCAAGAGGATTTAACGCTTCAGCACTATTTTTCTCCTCCAGATGGCGTCGGATACCACAAACTATTCCGTAAATAGTTTTCGCAGGATATCTCTCGCCGGTCTTCTTAGCCACTTCCATAACGAATTTGCTTAACCAGTAATTTAGACTCAACGCGTCCATTTCTTCGATACCTGTAGAGACCGTCGCGACCTTATGTAAGTCATAGTCCTTGAAAAGGCCTCCTGGATCTAAAACGGGCACTTTTATCGTCCGAGCAAATTTCCATTCACCAAAAACTGACAGGGCCCACTTGTTCTTATACTTTGTTGAAGAGGGAACAGATTTCTCCACTAACTCTTCTTCGCAAAAAGTTTTCGGCTCTCTAAACCTTACAGACAACGCCCCTTCTTCACTCATGGTCAGATGCCAACTGTACAACAACAATTCATCATGCATGTAAACGTGTTTTTTCGGTGAAGGGCAAAAATGTAACACTGCATAATTTATCATTGTTTGATTTGAGAAAACATGTCACTGCATTATTTCTTATTGTTTCATTTCctgcggcctcgtgctttcatctgtttcgaggtgtttggaacccgCACGAAGCCCgagtttttgacatattacttGAACTAtagctgcaacatttgttgatcagcGGCTTTAGATAATAAATTGGCGATCTTATGATTAAGTTTAACAACCATAGTCTTGCGATGACAAGGATAGAAAACTGCCAAAAAGTGTGCTTTCCACGATgagattttttgttttgcttcttgAACCCGTTGCCTTTATTTATTGCTCCCATCGTTTCGTTTCTTTTAAGCCaatgatacacggttcaacatcttgcaacatttgttgctcaacaaatgttgaacaatgttgcacaaaCGTGTTGAACAgaatagagctggtctctattttcgttcaacaccGTTCAACAACATTCAACTTGACacgacacactgttcaacatttgttgaacaagagctgcaacatttgttgatgataaacaaatgttgaacagtgtatCATCGGCTTTACCTACGTCGTGGTTGCTCGAACTCGCTAGTAGCATTACCACAAAACAATTCGTCTTACGCGACAACTTGAAGTTCGCTGAAACACCGACTATGTTAGGGAAAACGCTCGACGAAAATGCCATTCGCGGACATTCGCAGGTAATCATAGAGAGGCTCAGTCGGTCTGAAATGCCATACAGTTTAAAAGTCTTTTACAAGGCAAGTTACGTCTTATACGTTACTCTTGTTTCGGTAAGCagcagtgaattttgttttagactACAACTAGATTGTGCAAGGCATTAAAGCGAGCATTTCTTAGAAATGTACATAAGTTAAACTTACAAACATCGACGTTGTGGTGACTTTAGAACCCGAGGCCGAACATTGTTTGTAAGGTAGTTTTTTCGTAGATCCGTTTTGAAATTCGAACATCTTCACATGGTTTAATGTTAAATCAATAGTTAATTTTGAAGTTATGCTGTAAATGTTGCATTTGAGATAAAACTGACTGAGACTGACGTGTACATAGTGAAACTtataggcgcctatggtcccgtagcggaacggataaaagttcactgtttctttacaaaaatgaattAATGGAACCCGcgttccactttttatcggaaccgtgccatttttcctctgtcgtgtaaacgcgccttgaTTACAGGATCAGAAATCAACTTTGGGACCGGAGGCAAAAGATTTACCGATAAACTTTGCCTGTAAGTTAGTTTTTAGtagattgattttgaaattcgaaaaTGTTCCGGCTAGTTTTATTTCAATGAATACTTCAAATTTGAAGTCATGCTGTGAATGTCTTCTTGAGATGATATAAACTTATTAACCTGCTCATAGTCTATCAAGCTTGCTCTACCTGCGTAAGACATACACATTGCCTTGCAAATGATTACAAGAAGATCAAAGATAATAAAAAATTGTGTCTTAAGATGAGAACAGTTAATTTTAAGCAGTACACGGTTGATATTCTCTAAATGTGGCAAATCAAGGCCATGAACAGGAATATAGGAAATTCCTGGGGGGTGAGGGTTATACGTGACCCCTCTGGAACggaaattccgagggggaggAGGGGTCTAATCGGAAGAACCAtccgtgggtgggtgggtatgcGTTTTTCTGTAATCACGCAATGCAAAATGGCCAAAAATTCTTGTCATCTttatgaaaacaatttttatataaaatatcaaaccacatatgcaaattagttaagttcGAACATGATTaattcacaaaaacaaaaaaactctcaataaaccttttccaggcaaaaattcttttaaacAAACAACATGGAAGAAAAAACTTCCCACTTCATTGCGTGCGTTCAAAACAGGCAACAgaaagtgtgtgtgtgtgtgtgtgttatgTGTCAAACAACACGCAACTAAAAAAATTTTCCACCagtgtttaataataataataataataataatactttatttataatGCGCACATGATCCTAAAGTTCTAAGGCGCCtcacaataatataataataaaagctataaaaataatatatatatatatatatatatatatatatatattcatctacataatacaaaagcaaataactaacATGATatgataataaacaaaaaatataaaataagttaaaaggcctgtttaaaaagataagtcttaagaTTAGATTTAAAGGAAGCAATACCAGAGCTTAGTCTAACATTAAGTGGAAGACTATTCCACAATTTGGGGGCACAAACTGAAAACGCCCTATCTCCGTACGTTTTAAGATTAGATGTTTAGgatcaaacccttcactgaagaaccatttctttccataatgaagcaaaagagtgggcaacaagctttctttcaaataatttttaattaacaagaattagtcaaatttcaaattgttttttacttgaagactgtgcagagggcagctattcttagagttattttcatagagttatatCGTagagcaggagcccatctgcgtagagttagagttaagtttccaaaatcctgaattcaggattttggacttccaagatcttgaattcaagattttggcagtccaaaatcttcaaatcaggattttggaagtcgttaactctaactctaagtcataactctagTGAAATAattctattgatagttaacctctgcagagttgagtacaaataaataagatTATAAATCGCCAGACAATTGAAATCCACTGAAGGTATTCGATTCTTTCTCTGATCTCCAACCCCAAACAGTTACAAGAGCATCTGCCGTTTGGTTTCAGCttttgtacataacatcacagaTAGTAAAATGTTAccgagaattcgacgaagaagTAAATGCGACTAATTAAGCcgggtttacactacagaaattttttggcacggctcgggtgaaattggcacaggttccaaaaaaaaaaggttcggctcggattaattaaatttgcagtgtaaacaacctgtccgTACCtaatttcatccgtgccgaaccaaaattttTCCCCctgctgggaccttcggcgaggtagtccgagcacgggtgaaaatggtTCGAGTGCTGAGAAAAGCGGCAtggttcggatagaacaagtagtgtaaacacttaaatagcccttttcacggttagtttttctcatttgcattacaatgtaatctagtatgtatgtgaggcaatttcgggctattttgtagttttaacccgaaattgcctcgcatccacgttataTCTCAtcgtaatgcaaatgagaaaaactaaccgtgaaaagggctattaccTGGCCAAGgttgagccttaattcatataggccAGCGGTTTTTTGCGTacatttcaagatggcagcTCATTCcccaccaaaatcacgcggacaTTCTTGATtatacagtcgaagctctctttacggacactctcgtaagcggacagctctacttacggccgccttgtttgaaaccccgttttaactcccatacaaactctgtatttttacattctcgtaagcggacattcCCGTAAGCGGCCGCGGACACTTTCAGGGATTACGACttagactttttctttgtttttaagctcccgtaagcggaaacccgaaagaaaatcaacaacctctgtacagtatcttgtttttatcaatcaaccatttTACATTGCCGTTCGTCACAatgattttacagtaattatagtaccatatttcaatgtttgttttgtcgtcATCCACGTCCGGTTACATTTAGAAGCATATGCGCTTGTGACTGGAATTACAACGCTGTCAGCACATTGTAGCCAAGGCACTCAAGTTTCGATTTTAGCCAAGGCAGAGACATTTTAGTGTcaccataaaaaatatactggCGAGGAATTTCTAAGCCGTATCCGGCTCCTCTGTTTACTCGCTTTCCCCTTACAacagtctttcctttgtttgttccccgctTTAAAACTTGCTGCCAAACTGTATCACTACTTGTTGTTGCAGTGAGGCTGTTAATGTTGGTTACAGTtatgatttgttatttttgaaaatcactGAGGTGCATTCCTAGTACTGCAGTATACGGTACTGTATTACTGTTTAGTTATCGTCATTATCGTAGGATTGTATAGGgcgcaataaaacaaaagtgtcATTTAATACCGCGGTATTTTTTTGTATACCAATATTTATGGTTAGCTGGGCAAGCCCCCGTAAGCGGCCATCTATCCCCTACACCTCTAGTGGCCGCTTACGAGAaccattctcgtaagcggccagctccagttacggacatttttatcccgtcccgagggtgtccgcttacgagagcttcgactgtagtTAAACTGCGCATGTCTCCAACAGAAGTTACGTGGGCCTAAAAATTTTGGTGCGGTATTTTTGGTACGGTAAACATGGtttagtgtaaacaaagtttgctgaGCTCTTTtttggcacccgtgccaatttcacatgaaccgtgccaaaaattttctgtagtgtaaaccaggcttaaatTCCTTGTGTGTGTGTTGCAATGTTTATCTCATGTTTCTTATGCAAAtgtttgacagagaatattaaattacaaaaaatattcccCTGAAAGATCAAGTTTCTTTCTGTATTTCGTTTCGTTATGTTTTGCAAATAAGTGAAAGCCTGTAAAAACTACacgcaattaaataaatttgtcacagttcaggatcaaacccttttctgaataatgaagcacaaaatagacaagttttctttcaaatcaTTCTTCACTGTTgtatttccaattatttttttaccttaaGACTTTGCGAAGGTGAGTACAAAATAGAattaaatagccagacaacaaaggtgcgacttcagtaaacacaagtgcattcaaggcgttcgattcctttcaacgagtttgttaaacccatacaaaatttgccatttggtttcagtgttgtacataaaatCATAATTAGTAAATTTTAGAAACAAGGCTCACTataattgttgtcgaagaccattacttgtcgcttttaaggttccagatatttatttttaaccgcgtgtcttgtttatccaattgacgttccatttttGAGCTCCATacgggtatattttgtttaaagatccactaacacgccattcgcgttacaatgactttgatgccattgcaggttaattaaatattctgctgtgttcaccggataaaatctacgcatttctactaccccctgaaagcTACCAAAAATACACGCGAAGACTCCACGCACAAAGACAATTAGGGAGTCCGGTCGTCCCAGACGACTTAAAACCCGTCCGGACGAGTATAAAAACTCCAAAGGTCGTCCCTTGGACGAGTGAAGTTTTAATTCATGTCTTTTCGCGAATGCCACCAAATGTTATAATATAGAATGTACTTTCGTTCTGATTGCTTTCCATTCAATGGAAACTTccagaaaataaggaataaacatGCAGCTTTCCTCAGCACTTAAATCTCAAGGCGTCAAGCGCCATCTTTGACCACGCGCTATTTTCCATGAAACGATTGCAGGTTCAATTTTCATGTATCTTACCTCTGGCCAGCCTCCCACGCAAACGTCCTT contains these protein-coding regions:
- the LOC138008665 gene encoding uncharacterized protein; the protein is MINYAVLHFCPSPKKHVYMHDELLLYSWHLTMSEEGALSVRFREPKTFCEEELVEKSVPSSTKYKNKWALSVFGEWKFARTIKVPVLDPGGLFKDYDLHKVATVSTGIEEMDALSLNYWLSKFVMEVAKKTGERYPAKTIYGIVCGIRRHLEEKNSAEALNPLDYSDRRFTLFRRALDAEIKDATREGLHVKNKKEELCSISSSIRRRNERCHKRRLTCEE